Proteins found in one Corynebacterium canis genomic segment:
- the cbiE gene encoding precorrin-6y C5,15-methyltransferase (decarboxylating) subunit CbiE, whose translation MTQLAAKRHPTDPATPIEVVGIGADGFPGLTETARNALLNAEVIVGSWRQLNLLPEQCRAERRPWPSPLIPSIEPLFQELAGSRVAVLASGDPMFHGIGTTLIRILGAQYIRVHSAPSSVSLACARLGWAVDQTPVVSLVTKPVASIVPFVDGGQPFMVLCRDETSVGEVAALLQALGHEAAKLTVLSDLGSADEQELYGTAALPPNPESALNVLAVVPRGPTHSCVPGLPDAEYESDGQLTKRDIRALTVSALAPRPGEMLWDIGGGSGSIAIEAMRAEPRLSACCFEVNEDRKQRIARNAMALGVPTLKVLGAAPKALLDAPPPNIIFIGGGLTAAAVFETAWAALPVGGRLVANAVTVESEQKLWRLRKQYGGSIMRIDVAHEYRVGTFTAMKPALPVIQWRVTKEND comes from the coding sequence ATGACGCAACTCGCTGCGAAACGGCATCCGACCGACCCGGCCACCCCCATCGAAGTGGTCGGCATCGGCGCCGACGGCTTCCCCGGCCTCACCGAAACGGCCCGCAACGCGCTGCTTAATGCGGAGGTTATCGTGGGTTCGTGGCGGCAACTCAACCTGCTGCCCGAGCAATGTCGCGCCGAACGCCGCCCCTGGCCCTCGCCGCTCATACCTTCTATTGAGCCGCTGTTTCAGGAACTTGCGGGAAGCCGGGTCGCGGTGCTGGCTTCCGGCGATCCCATGTTCCACGGGATAGGCACCACCCTGATTCGCATCCTCGGCGCGCAGTACATTCGCGTGCATTCCGCGCCGTCTTCGGTGTCGCTGGCGTGCGCGCGCCTCGGCTGGGCGGTGGATCAAACACCAGTGGTATCGCTGGTGACAAAACCCGTGGCCAGCATCGTGCCATTCGTAGACGGTGGCCAACCCTTTATGGTGCTGTGCCGCGACGAAACAAGCGTGGGGGAGGTGGCCGCGCTTTTGCAGGCCCTCGGGCACGAGGCCGCCAAACTTACCGTGTTGAGCGATCTCGGCAGCGCCGACGAGCAGGAGCTCTATGGCACCGCCGCCTTGCCCCCGAATCCGGAAAGCGCTTTGAACGTACTTGCGGTGGTTCCGCGGGGCCCCACGCACAGTTGCGTGCCCGGCTTGCCGGACGCCGAATACGAGTCCGATGGGCAGCTGACCAAGCGCGATATCCGGGCGCTGACCGTTTCCGCATTGGCCCCGCGGCCCGGCGAGATGTTGTGGGATATCGGGGGTGGCTCGGGCTCGATCGCTATCGAGGCGATGCGCGCCGAACCCCGGCTATCCGCATGTTGTTTCGAAGTCAACGAGGACCGGAAACAGCGGATCGCCCGCAACGCCATGGCCTTGGGCGTGCCCACGCTCAAGGTGCTGGGCGCGGCCCCGAAAGCGCTTCTGGACGCGCCACCGCCCAATATCATCTTTATCGGCGGTGGCCTTACCGCGGCCGCCGTGTTTGAAACCGCGTGGGCCGCGCTGCCCGTGGGGGGTCGCCTAGTGGCCAATGCCGTCACAGTAGAATCCGAACAAAAGCTCTGGCGGTTGCGTAAGCAATACGGCGGTTCGATCATGCGTATCGACGTCGCGCACGAATACCGCGTGGGCACGTTTACCGCTATGAAACCAGCGCTGCCAGTGATTCAATGGCGCGTAACCAAGGAGAACGACTAA
- the cobM gene encoding precorrin-4 C(11)-methyltransferase yields the protein MTVYFIGAGPGAADLLTLRADRLIRSCPICMYAGSIVPPEVLASCPPDAEVINTARMPLEEIVRIFVRAHAEGKDIARLQSGDPAVYSALAEQARRLTELGIPYEIVPGVPSYAAAAAVLGHELTVPTVGQTVILTRVNGRASKMPKGEDLATLGASRATLCIHLAAHDIERVVAELVPNYGSDCPAAVVAFAARPEQVILRGTLADIASQVQEAGVTRTAVIIVGKVLAAEGFPDSFLYSDDRPRDAEGRTIPCVH from the coding sequence GTGACTGTGTATTTTATCGGCGCTGGTCCGGGTGCCGCTGACCTGCTGACCCTGCGGGCCGACCGGCTGATCCGCAGCTGCCCAATCTGCATGTATGCGGGCAGCATCGTGCCGCCGGAGGTGCTGGCCAGTTGCCCGCCCGATGCGGAGGTTATCAATACCGCGCGGATGCCGCTGGAGGAGATCGTTAGAATCTTTGTTCGCGCCCACGCCGAGGGCAAGGACATCGCCCGCCTGCAATCCGGCGACCCCGCCGTGTATTCCGCCCTTGCGGAGCAGGCGCGGCGGCTTACTGAACTGGGCATCCCGTACGAGATCGTCCCGGGAGTGCCCTCCTATGCGGCCGCCGCGGCCGTCTTGGGCCACGAGCTGACCGTGCCGACGGTGGGCCAGACCGTGATCCTGACCCGTGTGAATGGCCGCGCCTCGAAGATGCCGAAAGGGGAGGATTTGGCTACTTTGGGCGCGTCTCGGGCTACCTTGTGCATCCACCTCGCCGCCCACGATATCGAACGTGTGGTCGCCGAGCTGGTGCCGAACTACGGTTCGGATTGCCCGGCTGCCGTCGTAGCTTTTGCCGCCCGCCCGGAGCAGGTTATTCTGCGCGGCACGCTGGCGGACATCGCGAGCCAAGTCCAGGAGGCCGGAGTCACCCGCACGGCCGTGATTATCGTTGGCAAAGTGCTGGCGGCGGAGGGTTTCCCGGATAGTTTCCTGTATTCCGATGATCGTCCCCGCGACGCCGAGGGCAGGACCATCCCATGCGTGCACTGA
- a CDS encoding SDR family NAD(P)-dependent oxidoreductase has protein sequence MGNIVLFGGTSDIGVELVQRLCKGKKVIVAARRPEAVHIPNVEAAVEVVPFEATDYASHRGVVKQVLEHGPIETAIVAFGILGDQQRAEHDEAHAVEIASVDYTAQVSVLTVLADELRHQAEPATLVAFSSIAGWRPRRPNYVYGSTKSGLDAFCQGLTDALHGTHIRLITVRPGFVIGSMTAGMKPAPLSVYPADVATKVAERLRRPGSATIWVPGKLRYVAGVMRLVPRPVWRRVPR, from the coding sequence ATGGGAAATATCGTATTGTTTGGCGGCACCAGCGATATCGGCGTGGAATTGGTGCAACGCCTTTGCAAAGGCAAGAAGGTTATCGTGGCGGCCCGCCGGCCGGAGGCCGTGCACATCCCCAATGTGGAGGCGGCGGTCGAGGTGGTGCCCTTTGAGGCGACTGATTACGCCTCGCACCGCGGCGTCGTCAAACAGGTGTTGGAGCATGGGCCCATCGAAACCGCGATCGTCGCGTTCGGCATTTTGGGTGATCAGCAGCGCGCGGAACACGATGAAGCCCACGCCGTAGAAATCGCAAGTGTGGACTATACGGCGCAAGTTTCCGTGCTTACCGTGCTGGCCGATGAGCTGCGTCATCAGGCGGAGCCCGCGACGCTCGTGGCGTTTTCCTCGATCGCCGGGTGGCGGCCGCGGCGGCCCAATTATGTGTACGGTTCCACCAAGTCCGGGTTGGATGCGTTTTGCCAGGGGCTCACCGATGCCCTGCATGGAACACATATTCGGTTGATCACGGTGCGGCCGGGGTTTGTGATCGGCTCCATGACCGCCGGCATGAAACCCGCACCCCTATCCGTGTACCCCGCGGATGTGGCCACCAAGGTTGCGGAGCGGCTGCGGCGTCCCGGCTCGGCAACCATCTGGGTACCTGGCAAGTTGCGTTATGTGGCGGGTGTGATGCGCTTGGTGCCGCGCCCCGTGTGGCGTCGTGTGCCGCGTTAA
- a CDS encoding DEAD/DEAH box helicase, producing the protein MSHLAEFTANLKFPLDPFQIQGCRAVEEDRGVLVCAPTGAGKTIVGEFAVSLALSRGTKCFYTTPIKALSNQKYHDLVKAHGEETVGLLTGDVSINGHAEVVVMTTEVLRNMIYAESPTLERLSHVVMDEIHFLSDVSRGAVWEEVILNLDERVRIIGLSATVSNSEEFGAWLSMVRGDTDVIVSDIRPVPLEQWMMVGRKVFPLFEPDTGGQVNRSLQQAVTRLEHREHVREQWSQETGGFRARSSGKRATTGPRAEAEFRPLGRPEVLRILHGKNMLPAINFIFSRAGCDGALMQCLHSQLTLTTDEEAEQIGQIVDNGVADIPAADLEVLRFRQWKRALQRGFAAHHAGMLPAFRHIVEELFVRGLVRAVFATETLALGINMPARSVVLEKLVKFDGEAHVDLTPGQYTQLTGRAGRRGIDIKGNAVVQWSPAMDPEAVAGLASTRTYPLVSTFEPGYNMSVNLLSTVGYEQAHRLLEKSFAQYQADESVVDEVREAERAANTVATLSREFAEAIQELAPEEVRSNESADPEAMVRDYLDLRYRLSAEERNAKRRNLEERFREVKAVLRKAQLGDVLALPGKKKPMLAVVVRVADSPHDPRPWVTMETGWSGRIDSESFANPPIVVGHMRLPRDVTLKPRRTTNSIVEEFRRGNYPRPKRLKHQARVRGGPVVAGLRAEIRAHEVHHWPQREHLARLGERLLRRERELEQLRGRVSAAVDTLGKHFDRILDLLEEMNYVEFDEQRVPTITEEGERLAQIHNESDLLVAQCLRRGIWEGLDPAELAGVVSMCTFENRKETRRVAEAATDAMANAMNNTDRIWEELVMDEQRHNLPATRRPEPEFSLAIHQWTAGAPLGYCMAAAAQCGAELTPGDFVRWCRQVIDLLEQVRATGYSREIRRSAQQAIEAIRRGVVAIGA; encoded by the coding sequence ATGAGTCACCTCGCCGAATTCACAGCTAACCTGAAGTTTCCCCTGGATCCGTTTCAGATTCAGGGGTGCCGCGCTGTCGAAGAGGATCGGGGCGTGCTGGTGTGCGCACCCACCGGCGCCGGCAAAACCATCGTCGGGGAATTCGCGGTTTCGCTCGCGCTTTCGAGGGGCACAAAGTGCTTTTACACCACGCCGATTAAGGCGCTGAGCAACCAAAAATACCACGACCTTGTAAAGGCGCACGGCGAGGAAACGGTGGGGTTGCTTACCGGCGATGTGTCTATAAACGGCCACGCCGAGGTGGTGGTCATGACCACCGAAGTATTGCGCAATATGATTTACGCGGAATCGCCAACATTAGAACGTTTGAGCCACGTTGTGATGGACGAGATCCACTTCCTTTCCGACGTCTCCCGCGGCGCCGTGTGGGAGGAAGTGATCCTGAACTTAGACGAACGCGTCCGCATCATTGGGCTGTCCGCGACGGTGAGCAATTCCGAGGAGTTCGGCGCCTGGTTATCCATGGTCCGCGGGGATACGGACGTGATTGTTTCGGACATTCGCCCGGTGCCGCTCGAGCAGTGGATGATGGTGGGGCGGAAGGTGTTTCCGCTGTTTGAGCCGGACACGGGCGGGCAGGTAAACCGTTCGCTACAGCAGGCCGTGACCCGCCTTGAACACCGCGAACATGTGCGCGAACAGTGGTCGCAGGAAACGGGTGGGTTTAGGGCCCGTTCAAGCGGCAAACGCGCAACCACGGGGCCGCGCGCGGAGGCCGAATTCCGGCCGTTGGGGCGCCCCGAGGTGCTGCGGATTCTGCACGGCAAAAACATGCTGCCCGCCATTAACTTTATCTTTTCCCGCGCGGGTTGCGACGGCGCGCTTATGCAATGTTTGCACTCACAGCTCACCCTGACCACGGACGAAGAAGCCGAACAGATTGGCCAAATCGTGGATAACGGGGTGGCGGATATCCCCGCGGCCGATCTGGAGGTGCTGCGGTTTAGGCAGTGGAAACGCGCCCTGCAGCGGGGGTTCGCCGCGCACCACGCAGGCATGTTGCCCGCCTTCCGGCATATCGTCGAAGAGTTGTTCGTACGCGGGTTGGTGCGGGCGGTGTTCGCCACGGAAACCCTGGCGCTGGGCATTAATATGCCGGCGCGCAGCGTGGTGCTGGAGAAATTGGTGAAGTTCGACGGCGAGGCGCATGTGGACCTCACCCCCGGGCAGTACACGCAGCTGACGGGCCGCGCGGGGCGGCGGGGTATCGATATCAAGGGCAATGCGGTGGTGCAATGGTCGCCCGCGATGGATCCGGAGGCGGTGGCGGGGCTGGCTTCCACACGCACCTACCCGCTCGTATCCACGTTCGAACCTGGCTATAACATGAGCGTGAATCTGCTGTCCACGGTCGGCTACGAGCAAGCCCACCGGCTGCTCGAAAAGTCTTTCGCCCAGTATCAGGCCGACGAATCCGTGGTCGACGAGGTGCGCGAGGCGGAACGCGCCGCGAACACGGTGGCCACGCTAAGCCGCGAATTCGCCGAGGCCATCCAAGAGCTCGCGCCGGAGGAAGTCCGCAGCAACGAAAGCGCCGACCCGGAGGCGATGGTGCGGGACTACCTGGACCTGCGTTACCGGCTGAGCGCGGAGGAGCGCAACGCCAAACGCCGTAACCTTGAGGAACGCTTCCGCGAGGTAAAGGCGGTGCTGCGCAAGGCTCAGCTTGGCGACGTCCTGGCACTACCCGGCAAGAAAAAGCCCATGTTAGCGGTGGTTGTGCGAGTGGCGGATAGCCCGCACGATCCGCGACCGTGGGTCACCATGGAGACCGGCTGGTCCGGCCGCATTGATTCCGAATCTTTTGCAAATCCGCCGATCGTGGTGGGGCATATGCGGTTGCCGCGCGATGTGACGCTGAAACCGCGGCGCACCACCAATTCGATCGTGGAAGAGTTCCGCCGGGGCAATTATCCGCGCCCGAAACGTTTAAAGCATCAGGCGCGGGTGCGTGGTGGTCCCGTGGTGGCGGGTTTGCGCGCGGAGATTCGCGCCCACGAGGTGCACCATTGGCCACAGCGCGAACACCTCGCACGTTTGGGCGAACGCCTGCTGCGGCGCGAGCGTGAATTAGAACAATTGCGCGGACGGGTGTCGGCTGCCGTGGACACCCTGGGCAAGCACTTTGACCGGATCTTGGACCTGCTCGAAGAGATGAATTACGTGGAGTTCGATGAGCAACGCGTTCCCACTATCACGGAGGAAGGGGAGCGGCTGGCCCAGATCCACAACGAGTCGGACCTCTTGGTGGCGCAATGCTTGCGGCGCGGGATTTGGGAAGGCTTGGATCCCGCGGAGCTGGCCGGCGTGGTCAGCATGTGCACCTTTGAGAATCGAAAAGAGACGCGACGCGTGGCGGAGGCCGCCACGGATGCGATGGCGAACGCCATGAACAACACCGACCGCATTTGGGAGGAATTGGTCATGGATGAGCAGCGCCATAATCTGCCCGCCACCCGCCGCCCGGAGCCGGAGTTTTCGCTGGCCATTCACCAGTGGACGGCCGGCGCCCCGCTGGGTTATTGCATGGCGGCGGCAGCGCAATGCGGCGCTGAGCTTACCCCTGGTGATTTTGTGCGCTGGTGCCGCCAGGTCATTGACCTACTCGAACAGGTGCGCGCCACGGGGTATTCGCGGGAGATTCGCCGCAGCGCGCAGCAGGCCATCGAGGCGATTCGACGGGGCGTGGTGGCGATCGGTGCCTGA
- the tatA gene encoding Sec-independent protein translocase subunit TatA, whose product MPTLGPTEFIIIAVLVVLLFGAKKLPDAARSLGRSMRIFKSEVKEMSRDDEAHEQRAITQQQVQAQPIQAQPLEQPVQQPVQQPAPQQQSQQQQ is encoded by the coding sequence ATGCCTACTCTAGGGCCCACCGAATTCATAATTATTGCCGTGCTCGTGGTGCTTTTGTTCGGCGCTAAGAAGCTTCCAGATGCGGCACGTTCGCTTGGGCGTTCGATGCGCATCTTCAAGTCCGAGGTGAAGGAAATGAGCCGCGACGATGAGGCGCACGAGCAGCGAGCCATCACGCAGCAGCAGGTGCAAGCGCAGCCCATCCAGGCGCAGCCGCTTGAGCAGCCGGTGCAGCAACCAGTTCAGCAACCCGCTCCGCAGCAGCAGTCGCAGCAACAGCAATAG
- the tatC gene encoding twin-arginine translocase subunit TatC produces the protein MSTAEQKPTKKKKKKRPADGSMSLVEHIQELRRRLIISLVALAIGTIVGFWWYQANPFGLPSLGEILRGPYCSLPPEARASFTADGECKLLATGPFEMFMLRLKVGSLAGAVFASPIWLAQLWGFITPGLMKNERRWTFSFVSIAVTLFVCGAVLAYFVIALGLSFLLTIGADSQTTALNGEQYFNFLLAFLLIFGVSFEVPLILAMLNIAGVITYEQLRTKRRLIIILLAVFAAFITPGQDPYSMVVLGFVLVLLVEVAIQFARLNDKRRDRKRPDWLDIADDESSPITASGGVGAAGDIAASTSIDAPTPITNARGVEQRGNLAERSGSDFDDVL, from the coding sequence ATGAGCACCGCTGAACAAAAACCCACCAAGAAGAAAAAGAAAAAGCGGCCCGCCGACGGCTCGATGTCGCTGGTAGAACACATTCAGGAGCTGCGGCGCCGCCTGATCATTTCCCTCGTCGCGCTGGCGATTGGCACTATCGTTGGCTTCTGGTGGTACCAGGCCAACCCGTTCGGCCTGCCATCGCTCGGTGAGATCTTGCGCGGCCCCTATTGCAGCCTGCCGCCGGAGGCGCGGGCTAGTTTCACCGCCGATGGCGAATGCAAGCTGCTGGCCACCGGGCCGTTTGAGATGTTTATGCTGCGCCTCAAGGTAGGTTCGCTGGCGGGCGCGGTGTTTGCCTCACCCATATGGCTCGCCCAATTGTGGGGTTTTATCACGCCGGGATTGATGAAGAACGAGCGCCGCTGGACGTTTTCGTTTGTGTCCATAGCCGTCACATTGTTTGTGTGCGGCGCGGTGCTTGCATACTTTGTTATCGCGCTTGGCCTTTCGTTCTTGCTGACCATCGGCGCAGATAGCCAAACCACCGCCCTCAACGGCGAACAATATTTCAACTTTTTGCTCGCATTCCTGCTTATATTTGGCGTGAGCTTTGAGGTTCCGCTGATCCTGGCCATGTTGAATATCGCCGGTGTGATCACGTACGAACAACTCCGCACCAAACGGCGTTTAATTATCATTCTGCTCGCCGTCTTCGCCGCGTTTATTACCCCAGGCCAGGACCCGTATTCGATGGTGGTGCTGGGATTCGTGCTGGTGCTCCTTGTGGAGGTGGCCATCCAGTTCGCTCGCCTGAACGATAAGCGCCGGGACCGGAAGCGCCCCGACTGGCTGGATATTGCTGACGACGAGTCTTCGCCGATCACCGCCTCGGGTGGGGTGGGTGCGGCGGGCGATATCGCGGCGTCGACAAGCATTGACGCGCCGACGCCAATCACGAATGCCCGCGGGGTTGAGCAGCGCGGAAATCTTGCGGAACGGAGCGGTTCGGACTTCGACGACGTGCTCTGA
- a CDS encoding M24 family metallopeptidase, with protein MSSLFPTHTYADRLARAAAAARTADLDGLIFGTGAELAYLTGSWIQTHERLTALVVPANGRPTMLLPAVDRGDLALSAIPELDIEVRGWVDGEEPHRLAIAALGSLPTAPVVGLGSALTADHVLPLQELLHGKTVLAGQVLKELFMRKDPGEISALREAGAAIDRVHAMVPELLVPGATEAQVAAELERLILQEHASVDFIIVGSGPNGANPHHSFSDRVLQLGDVVVVDIGGTFGPSYHSDCTRTYVVGGPDQPVSDPDFARLYAVLEEAQAAAVRAVRPGVTAASIDAVARGIISAHGFGDDFIHRTGHGIGLSTHEEPFIMAGNELVLEPGMAFSVEPGIYLEGRVGARIEDIVIVTEHGCEAVNNQPHGLQ; from the coding sequence ATGTCTTCCTTGTTTCCAACGCATACGTATGCCGATCGCTTGGCCCGCGCCGCGGCCGCGGCCCGCACTGCCGACCTTGATGGATTGATCTTTGGTACCGGCGCCGAGCTCGCCTATCTCACCGGTTCGTGGATACAAACACACGAGCGGCTTACGGCTTTAGTGGTCCCGGCGAACGGGAGACCTACGATGCTGCTTCCCGCCGTGGACCGTGGCGATCTAGCGCTCTCCGCGATTCCCGAACTGGATATCGAGGTCCGCGGTTGGGTGGACGGCGAAGAACCGCACCGGCTCGCGATTGCGGCCCTTGGCAGCTTGCCGACGGCCCCCGTGGTCGGCCTCGGCTCCGCGCTTACCGCCGACCACGTCCTGCCGTTGCAGGAGCTGCTGCACGGCAAGACCGTCTTGGCTGGTCAGGTGCTTAAAGAGCTGTTTATGCGCAAGGATCCCGGCGAGATCAGCGCCCTGCGTGAGGCTGGTGCCGCCATCGACCGCGTGCACGCCATGGTTCCGGAGTTGTTGGTGCCCGGCGCGACCGAGGCGCAGGTGGCGGCGGAGCTGGAGCGCCTGATCCTGCAGGAACATGCGTCCGTGGACTTTATTATCGTTGGCTCCGGCCCGAACGGCGCCAACCCGCACCATTCCTTTTCGGATCGGGTGCTGCAGCTCGGCGATGTTGTGGTGGTGGATATCGGCGGTACGTTCGGCCCGTCCTATCACTCCGATTGCACCCGCACGTACGTGGTGGGCGGCCCCGATCAGCCGGTTTCCGATCCCGATTTCGCCCGCCTGTATGCGGTGCTCGAAGAGGCGCAGGCGGCGGCCGTGCGTGCGGTGCGTCCAGGGGTCACTGCGGCGAGTATCGACGCGGTCGCGCGGGGCATTATTTCGGCCCATGGGTTTGGGGATGACTTTATCCACCGCACCGGTCACGGCATCGGGCTATCCACCCACGAGGAGCCTTTTATCATGGCCGGAAACGAACTGGTGTTGGAGCCCGGCATGGCGTTTTCCGTGGAGCCCGGCATCTATCTGGAGGGCCGCGTCGGCGCGCGCATTGAAGACATCGTGATCGTCACCGAACACGGCTGCGAGGCCGTAAATAACCAACCCCACGGGCTGCAATAA
- the gluQRS gene encoding tRNA glutamyl-Q(34) synthetase GluQRS, with translation MPDTTSGAGRYAPSPSGDLHFGNLRTALLAWLCARSTGRAFYMRVEDIDSGRSSDASAARQLEDLAALGVDWDGEVLYQHTRFAAYEDALRRLPTYECYCSRKDILAAAAAPHALLGAYPGTCRDLSEAERDHRRAALRAQGRVPALRLRSTVNSWTVTDEFVGDYVGLVDDMVLKRADWAYNLAVVVDDAFQNIDQVVRGDDLLSSAPRQAYLAHLLGVATPRYIHVPLVLNAAGQRLAKRDGPVTFREMGDDVLERLGASIGLPGARSAAELLERFSIGAIPREPFIWL, from the coding sequence GTGCCTGATACAACGAGCGGCGCTGGCCGATACGCGCCTTCCCCTTCGGGGGACCTGCATTTTGGCAATCTGCGCACCGCCCTCCTCGCCTGGTTGTGCGCCCGTTCAACCGGACGTGCGTTCTATATGCGGGTGGAGGATATCGATTCCGGGCGTTCCTCGGACGCTTCCGCCGCGCGGCAGCTGGAAGACCTCGCCGCGCTCGGGGTGGATTGGGACGGTGAGGTGTTGTACCAGCACACCCGTTTTGCGGCCTACGAGGACGCATTGCGCCGCCTGCCCACCTACGAGTGCTATTGCTCCCGCAAAGATATTCTAGCGGCCGCGGCGGCCCCGCACGCCTTGCTGGGCGCGTATCCGGGCACTTGCCGAGACCTAAGCGAAGCGGAGCGGGATCACCGCCGCGCGGCGTTGCGCGCCCAGGGTCGGGTGCCCGCATTGCGGCTGCGCAGCACGGTGAATTCGTGGACGGTCACCGATGAATTTGTGGGCGATTACGTGGGGCTCGTCGATGATATGGTGCTCAAGCGCGCCGATTGGGCGTATAACCTCGCCGTGGTTGTCGACGATGCGTTCCAAAACATCGACCAAGTAGTGCGTGGGGACGATCTGCTTTCCTCCGCGCCGCGCCAGGCATATCTCGCGCATCTGCTCGGCGTGGCCACCCCGCGCTACATCCATGTGCCCCTAGTGTTGAACGCCGCGGGCCAGCGGCTGGCCAAGCGGGATGGCCCGGTAACCTTCCGCGAAATGGGCGATGACGTGCTCGAACGTCTTGGCGCTTCGATCGGTTTGCCGGGGGCGCGCTCGGCCGCGGAATTGCTGGAGCGTTTTAGCATCGGGGCCATTCCGCGTGAACCATTCATCTGGCTGTGA